The sequence below is a genomic window from Planctomycetaceae bacterium.
CACCGTGACGTTCTGCGAAGAAGGGTTCGACACCACCAACAGCACCATCACCGATCTGCCGGCCATCAACCCGATGCAGACCTGATACGGCGGCGCAGCCTTTCGAGGCTGTGGCGGTGGCACAGCCTTTCCAGGCTGTGATGGTGGCACAGCCTTTCCAGGCTGTGATGGTGGCACAGCCTTTCCAGGCTGTGATGCACGGGCCCGAACGCCTGTGCCACTCCGGAGGGAGATCATGGAGAGCCTTCGCCGGCACCGGCGCCTGACGCAGATGGCGCCGGCGACCGTTCAACATGGCAGCGGCGCGCCGATCCCGGCGGCGCAGGTGTTCAACATCTCCGCCGGCGGGTTGGCGCTCTTCTCGCCCCGCGCCCTGCCCGGCGGCGAACTCGTCAGCGTCAACGTATCCCTGGCGGGGGGCGATGCCGCGCCCAGGCCTCTGAAACTCTTCGGCGTCACCCGATGGGCCCAGACCCTGCCCGATGGAAACCTGCTGGGCATAGAACTCGTCGCCGACGACCGGGCCGGCGATTACCGCGCCTTTGCCAGATATCTGCAGACTGTCGAGAGCCCTCCTTTGCGGCGGGCGGCTTTCACCATGGTCGAGCTGTGCATTGCCATGGTGATCATCTGCATCATGACGACCCTGGCGGTGCCGATCTTCCGCCGCTCCATCGAGCAGGCGCGCGTGGACGCCGCGGCCGCCAACCTCAAGACGATCTGGTCGGCCCAGCGGATGTACTGGCTGGAGAGCCGCGCCTTCGCGCCGCAGTTGACGGACCTTCAGGCGCAGGACCTGCTGTCGCCCTCGGTCGCCCGAAGCGCCGCTGACATCGACGCGGTGTACGTCTACGAGACTCTCGCCGCCGATGCCACGTCCTTCAGCGTCCGCGCCCGGCGCAACGGCAGCAGCGTCTGGTCGGGGCAGCTCGTCATCGACCAGACCGGAACCCTTAGCGGCGTCATCAGCGGCGGCGGAACGACGCTGACGCCCACGCAATAGGTTGCCATATGACCATTGCCTTCAAATATCGCCGCCCCCGAGGCGGGTTCACCCTGCTGGAACTGCAGGTCGCCATCGCGGTCCTGGGCATCGGGCTGTTGAGCCTGGTGGCCCTGACGGTGCGGCAAAGCCGCAGCGTCGGCGAACTGGAGTCCTGGTGCGTGGATGAACCCACCTTCTACGTCGTCAGCCAGACCGACGGATGGCTTCAGCGACTGGGCGTCGCCGCCGACTTGTACGACCGGGCCGGTGAAGCCCCCTGGTCGCCGCCGGTGGCGGCCTCCAGATTCAACGTCGTCACCCTCGATGATGTCCAAGGGGCGCTGTCGACACAGACGATGACCGTCCGGGCCAGTGTGGCCGCCATCGCCGGCAATAACACCCCGCCCGCCGGCAACAAAGGCCAAAGCCAAGGCCGCAAGCTCGGCCACTACAAGAACAAGCCATGACCGCGACATCGACATCGCCCCGCCAATCGCTTCGCAGAGCCTCCGGCGGCTTCACGCTGCTGGAGTTGATGGTCGTCGCGACGCTGATGACGATGGTGACGGCCATCTCGGCACAGTTCTGGCGATACTTCTCGGTGCAGTTGACCGACGCGGCGGACCGCACGACGGCCGCCCAGGAGCTGCAGTTCGCCATCGAGAGCCTGCGCCAGGACCTGGGGATGGTCCGCCATGTCACGACGCCCGGTCAGACCCGGATGCGGATCTATACCGGACCCGCCGGCGACGAAGACGAGATCGAATACTCCCTGGAGGCGGGGAGACTCATCCGCACGGACGTGGCCGCCGCCGCCTCGGTGCCGATGGCGGGGGGCGTTTCGCAGTTTCTGGTGCAGCACCTGACCGAGAGCAGCGTCCGCATCACGCTGGTGGTGACTCGCGGCGGCGTCACGCGCCGCGCGACGATGATCTGGAGCGCGCCATGAGGACGCCGGCGCGACATCGCGGCCACGCGCTGCTGGGGACGATGGCCTTTCTGGTCCTGGCGATGTTGCTGTGGATGGCGACTTTCTCGCAGACTTCCGGGCATTTGCGCACGGCGACGGTGTTCACGCTGCAGGACGATTTGAATACCGGTCCGGCCCGCGTGACGGCCTGGGCTTTGACGCTGCTGGAGACCGGCACGCCCGGGGAAGATCCGTACTCCTGCATTGCCACCCAGGACGACGAACGATACGTCATGACGTTCAAGGAAGTCGCCCCGGGCAAGTACTCCATCACCGTGCGACCGGCCACGGACATGGACACGTATCAACCTAAGGTCCCGATGACATTCGCCTCCAACCAGAACAACGGAAACGCCGACGAGCAAGACTCCGATAGCGGAGACAGCAACGGCAACAACGGCAACGGCAATGGCAACGGGAATGGCAATGGGAATGGCAACGGCAACAGCAGCGACACCAGCTCTTCCGACGACGCGGGCAATGGCAATGGCAACGGCAAGAGAACGGGCACTACCCGGGCGAAGAAGAAGTAGTGTACCGTCAATGTTGAGACTATGGGCAGCCGCTTTGGTGGCACAGCCTTTCCAGGCTGTGCCTGCACAGGCCAGAAAGCCTGTGCCACCTGAACAAACAAGGTTGACAGTACAGTAGCAGAAACTTCTGCCGTCAGATCAGCTTCTGAATCGGCCCGTCCACGCAAATGGGGCCAGTCCCGCCCGGACTGACTTGAACGTCTTACATACGACCGATGAGTGCTCGCCGGGGCGGGCGTAGACGGCGTCGCCGTGGGCGGCGCCGCTGACCTTCCAGAACATCGCCGGTCCGGCGGCCGAGTTGTAGAGCGCGCGGGCCTGGTGCAGCGGCACGGCGGCGTCCTGCTCGCTGTGGATCATCAGCAGGGCTCGCCCGCCGACGGCGGGCAGATCTGCGGCCGCCGATTCCGCCAGGAGATTGTCTCCGGCCTGGAGCGAGGCCATCGCCAGCGTGGCGTTGCAGACGTATTTGCGTGCGGGCGCGGGCAGCCAGGCGAGGATCGTATCCAATTCAGCCCGGGGGGAGGGGTAGAGGCTGTCGACGGCCAGGGCCTCGATGCGCGTGTCGGCCTTAGCCGCGGCCAGCACCGCCGCGGCGCCTTGCGAGATTCCCACCGCCAGCACGTGGGTGCTGTGTCTGGGGTGGGCCTGCTTGAGGTATCGCAGGCCCGCCAGCACGTCGCGCGACTCGACGACGCCGAACCCGCGGGTGTAGCCTTCGCTCTCGCCTTCGCCGCGCAGGTCCATCAGCAGGACGTTGAATCCCTGCTCGCCCAGCAGGCGGGCGTAGGGAATCAGTGTGGCCTTGCCCATGCCGCGCCCGGGCACGACGATGATCGCCGCGTTGCTTGCCGCGTCGTCGGCGGGCATGTACCATCCGCGCACGATGACGCCGTCGTCGGTGTAAAAGGCCGCCTGCTCGAACTCGATCCCGCACAGGGCCTGCGGATCGGTCGAGTCGCCGAAGCGGATCCAATGCGTTGTCAGGGCTGCCGTGGCCAGCGGGGCGGCGACCAGCAGCACCACCGCCAGGCGCGCCGTCAGGACGCACGCGCGGCGCCATGGCGGGGCGGCCGCCGGATCGGTCACGCCCATCGCCCGCCGCATCAGCGCGCGGCAGGCGCGGTCGAGCGACCAGATGATGATGTGGATCGCGGCCACGAAATACGCCGCCGCCGCCAGGTCCTGCCAGCGGACCTTCGCCGAGGGCGTCACGTAGACGAATGCCGCCTGGTACGCCCCGATCAGCCCCATCAGCAGCACGACGTAGATCGCCAAGTAGATCGCATGCCTGCGCGAGAGGCCCCGCACCGTCTGGCGGCGCAGCAATAAGGCGTGGGTCACGAAAACCGGAACCGCGGCCACATACGCCGCCTCAATGAGCGACCCGCACAGCAGCACGCTCAGCGCGTAGATCAAGCCCGAAGCGAAAACGAAAGCCCCCACGGGGGCAGAACGCGTATAGGTAGATAACCGCACCGGCGCTCCTTTGGCGTTATCCGACGTGGCCTCCCTGCCGCAGATGCATCTGCACGGCCGTCCCGACCGTGCCTGGCATGGCCGATGGCCATCCCACGCAATCATCCTATCACGGATGGCGATATCTGCCTATGGGGTAAAATGGCGAAAGCTGCGGCAAAGAGTCTTCCCCCGACGATGGGTGGCACGGCGACACGCGGAGCGGGTCGCCATGATGCTCGCGCCCACCCCCGCTGAACAACGCGTGTCGCCATGCCATCCGCCTGCTGGTATAATCCCCCCATGGCTCGCGAGATCGAACTCAAGTTCAAGGTCGCGTCATTCGATTCCGTGCGGGCGGCGCTGGATGCCGCCGGGGCGGCGCACCTGCAGACCGTCATCCAGACCGACCGCTACTACGACACCGCCGATCATTCCCTGCGCGGCGGCGATATCGGCTTGCGACTGCGTGTCATGCGGCACGTTGAAGGTCCCCAGGACGCCGACGAGCGGCCGCAACTGACCTACAAAGGTCCCGCCGAGGATCACGTTCGCGCGAAGATCCGCCGCGAGTTGCAGACGTTCGTCGACGACGCGGCGGCCATCGAGGCGCTGCTGGCGGCGCTGGGGCTGATCGTGACGATGACCCTCCAGAAGCGCCGCAGCACGTGGCGGCTGGACGGGTGCCTGGTCGAGCTGGACTCGCTGCCGCTGCTGGGGGACTTTGTCGA
It includes:
- a CDS encoding PilZ domain-containing protein, giving the protein MESLRRHRRLTQMAPATVQHGSGAPIPAAQVFNISAGGLALFSPRALPGGELVSVNVSLAGGDAAPRPLKLFGVTRWAQTLPDGNLLGIELVADDRAGDYRAFARYLQTVESPPLRRAAFTMVELCIAMVIICIMTTLAVPIFRRSIEQARVDAAAANLKTIWSAQRMYWLESRAFAPQLTDLQAQDLLSPSVARSAADIDAVYVYETLAADATSFSVRARRNGSSVWSGQLVIDQTGTLSGVISGGGTTLTPTQ
- a CDS encoding alpha/beta fold hydrolase codes for the protein MRLSTYTRSAPVGAFVFASGLIYALSVLLCGSLIEAAYVAAVPVFVTHALLLRRQTVRGLSRRHAIYLAIYVVLLMGLIGAYQAAFVYVTPSAKVRWQDLAAAAYFVAAIHIIIWSLDRACRALMRRAMGVTDPAAAPPWRRACVLTARLAVVLLVAAPLATAALTTHWIRFGDSTDPQALCGIEFEQAAFYTDDGVIVRGWYMPADDAASNAAIIVVPGRGMGKATLIPYARLLGEQGFNVLLMDLRGEGESEGYTRGFGVVESRDVLAGLRYLKQAHPRHSTHVLAVGISQGAAAVLAAAKADTRIEALAVDSLYPSPRAELDTILAWLPAPARKYVCNATLAMASLQAGDNLLAESAAADLPAVGGRALLMIHSEQDAAVPLHQARALYNSAAGPAMFWKVSGAAHGDAVYARPGEHSSVVCKTFKSVRAGLAPFAWTGRFRS
- a CDS encoding prepilin-type N-terminal cleavage/methylation domain-containing protein; protein product: MTIAFKYRRPRGGFTLLELQVAIAVLGIGLLSLVALTVRQSRSVGELESWCVDEPTFYVVSQTDGWLQRLGVAADLYDRAGEAPWSPPVAASRFNVVTLDDVQGALSTQTMTVRASVAAIAGNNTPPAGNKGQSQGRKLGHYKNKP
- a CDS encoding type II secretion system protein; amino-acid sequence: MTATSTSPRQSLRRASGGFTLLELMVVATLMTMVTAISAQFWRYFSVQLTDAADRTTAAQELQFAIESLRQDLGMVRHVTTPGQTRMRIYTGPAGDEDEIEYSLEAGRLIRTDVAAAASVPMAGGVSQFLVQHLTESSVRITLVVTRGGVTRRATMIWSAP
- a CDS encoding class IV adenylate cyclase — its product is MAREIELKFKVASFDSVRAALDAAGAAHLQTVIQTDRYYDTADHSLRGGDIGLRLRVMRHVEGPQDADERPQLTYKGPAEDHVRAKIRRELQTFVDDAAAIEALLAALGLIVTMTLQKRRSTWRLDGCLVELDSLPLLGDFVEIEAPDETALETVERKLALAGPPIQRHYIDLAESACQKLNIDCRTITFKDCDKCRG